In Methylobacterium aquaticum, the following are encoded in one genomic region:
- a CDS encoding acid phosphatase, with translation MRAPLALCLALAAGAAAAEPAPAPYLAAGILDAAAILPAPPKPGSAAHEADAAAYAATRGLAGSPRWDLATADVPSGVAALLADFSCAAGRRLDPARVPALAGLLARARRDVVALVRDAKVRFARPRPHLGNDAPLCVDRSEALDRSLSYPSGHATEGWTVGLVLAALMPERATALMRRGRTYGESRIVCGVHWASDVEAGRLAGSALFAVLVGDPAFRADLDRARSELAAVPPGAAPEPAACTREEATWP, from the coding sequence ATGCGGGCGCCGCTCGCCCTCTGCCTGGCGCTCGCTGCCGGCGCCGCCGCGGCCGAGCCGGCGCCCGCTCCCTACCTGGCGGCCGGCATCCTCGATGCCGCCGCGATCCTGCCCGCCCCGCCGAAGCCCGGCAGCGCCGCCCACGAGGCCGATGCGGCGGCCTACGCGGCGACGCGGGGTCTCGCCGGCTCGCCGCGGTGGGACCTCGCCACCGCCGACGTTCCCTCCGGCGTCGCCGCGCTGCTTGCCGATTTCTCCTGCGCCGCCGGCCGGCGCCTCGATCCCGCCCGGGTGCCGGCCCTCGCCGGGCTTCTGGCCCGCGCCCGCCGCGACGTGGTGGCCCTGGTGCGCGACGCGAAGGTCCGCTTCGCCCGGCCCCGGCCGCATCTCGGCAACGATGCCCCGCTCTGCGTCGACCGCAGCGAGGCCCTCGACCGGAGCTTGTCCTACCCCTCCGGCCACGCCACCGAGGGCTGGACCGTCGGCCTCGTCCTCGCCGCCCTGATGCCGGAGCGCGCCACGGCACTGATGCGCCGCGGCCGGACCTACGGCGAGAGCCGGATCGTCTGCGGGGTGCATTGGGCGAGCGATGTCGAGGCCGGACGGCTGGCCGGCAGCGCCCTGTTCGCCGTCCTCGTCGGCGATCCCGCCTTCCGGGCCGACCTCGACCGCGCCCGGAGCGAACTCGCCGCCGTGCCTCCGGGAGCGGCGCCCGAGCCGGCCGCCTGCACGCGCGAAGAGGCGACGTGGCCCTGA
- a CDS encoding response regulator produces the protein MRVLRARSTAEAREHVDRERIDLAILDFWLGCESSLRFLAELDARLPGLPAIVLTGLSMPDVREMCANAGAVRFLDKASLTGEAFEAAILGVLGPRAFRSPAAEPTRYGRPGLTVVSNERCDR, from the coding sequence ATGCGCGTGCTGCGCGCCCGCTCCACCGCCGAGGCGCGCGAGCATGTCGACCGCGAGCGGATCGACCTGGCGATCCTCGACTTCTGGCTCGGCTGCGAGTCGAGCCTGCGCTTCCTCGCCGAACTGGATGCGCGGCTGCCCGGCCTGCCGGCGATCGTGCTGACCGGGCTCAGCATGCCGGACGTGCGCGAGATGTGCGCGAATGCCGGCGCCGTGCGCTTCCTCGACAAGGCCAGCCTCACCGGCGAGGCGTTCGAGGCCGCGATCCTCGGGGTGCTCGGGCCCCGCGCCTTCCGCTCACCCGCCGCCGAGCCGACCCGCTACGGGCGGCCCGGCCTCACCGTGGTATCGAACGAGAGATGTGACCGATGA
- a CDS encoding alpha/beta fold hydrolase, translated as METQVLSLTLAGRSLTLPADRIGEGPPALLLPALSSIATREEMRPLAARLSARHRCLVPDWPGFGAQPRARVPLAPDTLHAFLDALLDKAPGPYALGVAAGHAAGYLVAAAARHPGAFARLVLVAPTWRGPLPTAMGEERRPLFARLRRAVEAPVLGNLLYRFNVSTPIVSRMMQAHVYADRTRVTPALLADKRRVTHQPRARFGTAAFVTGGLDPVRTRDDFFALFGPGLPPVLMLQPKGAPRRSGAEMTALGASGLVRTVAIPGALAAHEECPEAVAAAILSDA; from the coding sequence ATCGAGACGCAAGTTCTCTCCCTCACCCTGGCCGGCCGGTCCCTGACCCTGCCGGCCGACCGGATCGGCGAGGGCCCGCCGGCCCTGCTGCTGCCGGCGCTGTCCTCGATCGCGACCCGCGAGGAGATGCGGCCCCTGGCGGCGCGGCTGTCCGCCCGCCATCGCTGCCTGGTACCGGACTGGCCCGGCTTCGGCGCGCAACCGCGGGCCCGGGTGCCGCTTGCCCCCGACACCCTCCACGCCTTCCTCGACGCGCTTCTCGACAAGGCGCCCGGCCCCTACGCGCTGGGGGTCGCGGCCGGCCACGCCGCCGGCTACCTCGTCGCCGCGGCGGCCCGGCACCCCGGCGCCTTCGCCCGGCTGGTCCTGGTGGCGCCGACCTGGCGCGGGCCGCTGCCGACCGCGATGGGCGAGGAGCGCCGGCCGCTCTTTGCCCGCCTGCGCCGCGCGGTCGAGGCGCCCGTCCTCGGCAACCTGCTCTACCGCTTCAACGTCAGCACGCCGATCGTGTCGCGGATGATGCAGGCCCATGTCTATGCCGACCGGACCCGGGTCACCCCGGCCCTGCTCGCCGACAAGCGGCGGGTGACGCACCAGCCCCGCGCCCGCTTCGGCACCGCCGCCTTCGTCACCGGCGGCCTCGACCCGGTCCGGACGCGCGACGACTTCTTCGCCCTGTTCGGGCCCGGCCTGCCGCCGGTCCTGATGCTGCAGCCGAAGGGCGCGCCGCGCCGCTCCGGCGCCGAGATGACCGCGCTCGGCGCGTCCGGCCTCGTGCGCACCGTGGCGATCCCGGGAGCGCTCGCCGCCCACGAGGAATGCCCCGAGGCGGTCGCGGCCGCGATCCTGTCCGACGCCTGA